The sequence below is a genomic window from Peromyscus maniculatus bairdii isolate BWxNUB_F1_BW_parent chromosome 17, HU_Pman_BW_mat_3.1, whole genome shotgun sequence.
TTCTGATATCTGGTGAGGGCCTTTATGTTCAACTCAGTGCCGGGCACCTGGGGCCAAGAGGGTTCCATGTCAGATGCTTCCAGACTCACAACGTATTTCCACTGGTCCTAGAATGGAGTAACTCCAGGCCTGAGGTCAGATCCCTCAGGCCCCGTCAGTTCTTTATTTATTGACTGGGAGGGGATGCATACCATGGCGTGTATGTGGAGATCTGTGGACATTTTGTGGGGATtagctctgttttctctttccaccgtAGGTTCTGGGGCTAAACCCTGGGTTTTCAGGCTCAGTGGTTAGTgtctttaccagctgaaccaccTTGCTGCCCCCCTAGTCAATTCTTAAAGGTCCATTTGATCCTACCTCTTAATACCTCATAATGAGAATGAAATGTTACGTGAGTTTCTTCGGGGCATAGAAGAGGCGTTTTCCTCTTAACATGATGTAAGGATAAATATCACTGTATACAAACACCCCTTTTGATTTTCTTAACGTGTGGTGCTGAGAATCGTTGACGCCAGTCACCTGCCTTGTGGATGATCAGGCATCTCCTGGAATAAGTGGGCCCAAGTTGATTCTCACTGGTGGTGTGGCCTGCGTCATCCACATGGATTTACTTATAACCACCCTCTAGTCCACGTGctgtgtgatcccagtgctgagggTAGGAACTATATAACCAAGTCTGAAGAGTAAAGTCAAAGACAGTGCTAAAACATGGTCATGGGTCTGGAGGTAAGGCAGCTACTTGGGCCCTCTTTCTGAAAGAGAAGACCTGACTCCTCCCAGGAGCTTCATGGGGTCACCGGGGTCATGGGATCCCCGAAGCACACTGCTGGCACCAAGCTGACTGAAAGGCGGTGCCACAGGCAGGGATCAATAGAAATGACTAATTGATTTCTGGGGACAGGATGAACACTCGGTTTTAAGTTTTGATTCCAGTCAGATTTAGCAGTCTAGCCATGATTTCCAAACTTCGTTTACTAGGAAATAAttctgatgtatgtgtgtgtatatgtgcatccATGTGGGTGTATATATAGATACATCTCctgtttatattttacatttgatATCATGCATAAACTTCCAGGAGTTCAAAAGTTTTATCTTCCTCCATCTGACTTTATTCCTGTTCCCTACTACGGTTTCCCTGGTGTTATAAACAGAAATTTCCGATGTTTcttccacttccttttttttttttaactctcaatTCTCTGAGAATTTGAGCTAAGAGATAGCAGTGGACTTTGGGCTGGGATTGCTGACCCGTGATTCAGAGCCCAGGGCTCGGATCATGACTGGTGGAATGAGGCTGAGATTCAAACCCACATTCTTACCAGACCAAATCCTGGCAtgcagaaggggaagtggacacaaagtcccaccccttaCTGAGAAGATGTCTGCAGTTGATTCCTGCTTGGAAAGGGAAAAATccgttttctccaatgaagtgaCACTGGGCATTGGGTGTACCCACCACATTTCAGGGCATGAGTGGTTGGGCAACACAAAACCGACTCCATGGTTTTTTTGtatgtgctttttgttgttgttgttgttgtttatttgtttttattttcagtttttgcctgggagagggagaaagaacatgaagctggGTGGTAGGGATTTGGGAATTTGGAAGATTTGGCGGAAGGGAAAGAATAGGATCAGAGTGTATTATatggaaaacaatttaaataacaaatatatacaaaataattgaGCCTTCATACAAGTTCATCCTTATGAAACCGGGCACATAACGTGTGGGCAATTGTAAATTAAGATACTAAACATATgtccaaaagaataaaatttctttcgaagaatgggaaaaaaaaacccattctTCCATCTGTCAAATGAGACTAACAGTCTATTATCTCCTAAGTGCAAACAGCTGGCTCTTTGTAGAAAAATTTCAGGGTGAAATGTAAAGAGTTTAAGGCAGAGGCACaaaacccatttttatttttgtggggcCCAGAGGATGGAACTTGGGGGCTGGAGCAAGCTGGGTAAGTGCTTTGCTGCTGAGCTGCAGGAGCGCCCCTGACATCCTAGGCACTTAGCACCCACCCCTAACACACGAGGCTGCCTGTGGTAGAGACACAGAAAAGGTAAGTCATGGGATCCTTGGCTGTTCAACTAGTTAAGGACAGGGGTCACACCCTTGCATCTTGACGATGGCTATTCGAGATCACCAGCTCCTGGATTGTTGCCTGTTCCTTTCTGATTGTGCCTTTCCTGGTTCAGGACCCCTCGGGCTCCAGAAGCCTGAAGCAGAAACTTCTGAAGCCTTCGCTCTGCACTGTGGGACTCTGCGGCTCCCTGTCTCCCCAGCTGTTCCTGCTCAACTCCTCCCGGCACCTGTGGGATGGTAAACAATGGTCAACAAGATGGGATTTgggagtcaccatggaaacaaagggCTGGGCATGTCAGTGAAGGACTTTCTCGATTGGGTTAGCTGAGGCGAAAAGACCACATCTCAAGAtggggtggcaccattccacgGGCTGTGATCCCAGGCCGAGTAGAAGGGAGACTGTGAACTGAGGCAAACAGTCACCCCTCTCTGCTTTGACTGTGGGTGCAGGGTGACAGGCCTCCTCTAGATCCTGCCTCCATGACTTCCCTACGcacctctctcctctgcttccttggtTAGGCATTTTTCTCAGTAACTCACGTGCTCCTGAGTTCCCTCCGAACTCTTCAGCTGCGCTCCCCAGTGGAGTCTGCGCACCAAGACTGTGTCACCGATCATTCTTTGTGTGCGTATAGGCGTTGCActaatatgtacatgtgtgtgtccatgaacATAGGAACCTCggtgtgtggaggccacaggctGATGTCAGCTGTCTTCTTCAATCAATTtgcacctatttttttttcttccctaaagaGGGTCTCCTATGGAACAGAGAGGGTTTACTGACTCAACTAGGCCAGGAAGCCTCAGGAACCTCCTGTCTCCgaatccccagggctgggatgagAGGCCTGCACTGTTCTGTCCGGTTTTACTAAGTCGGCTCCTCAAGCATTTCACCAACTGAGCCAACATTCGATCATTTTAGATCCCAAATCCTCCTCTCTCGATAGCTTTTCACCTTTGCCCATGCCATCCATCCTTCCGGGTCTTCTCAAGGTCCTGTTTCCTTAGTATCCCCACCCACAGCTGGCTCTTCATCTCCCCCAAATCTCTCCCCTGCTCTGTGTGCCTCTGTCTGTAACACTAACTCCCTACCCATCATAGTCCCTCCCTACTCAAGGGGCTGCCTTCAAGGACtgcaatgtgatttttttatctCATAGaacttttaaattgtattaaaacttacttttttttttttttttaaattgatgtgcattagtgttttgcctgcctgtatgtttgtctctgtgagggtgtcagatcccctggaactggagttaacagacagttgtgagctgccatgtgagtgctaggaattgaacccaggtactctggaaaatagtcagtgctcctaaccactgaaccatgtctccagtctcaatttttattaaaacttaaTAATTGTTCTTTTGATAACTAAATGCACACAttcatttttgcaaaaaaaaaaaaaaaataagcatggGCTAGAGAGTTAGCTCAGTGAATACACAATTTGCTGTAccagtgtgaggactggagtttggatctccaggacccacataagaGCTGGGTAGGTGCTGTGACCTAACGATGAACCAGCACTGGAGCAGTGGAGACAAGGGATTCCCGGGGCCAGCTTGTTTGTTTAGACTAGCTGAATCAGCAGACtcaggattcagtgagagaccatgcctGAATAAACGAAATGATCAAGATACCGAGcaatctctggtctccacatgcaagcgcacacacacacacacacacacacacacacacacacacacatacagaggctggttcgagaccagcctggcctacaaagcgagttccaggacagattccaaagctacacagagaaaccctgtctcgaaactgcGCTCCCCTCCCCCgaaagaaaattcagaataagagctggagagatggctcagcagttaagagcactgactgctcttccagaggacctgggaacaattcccagcaaccacatggctgctcacaactgtctgtaactccaagatctgacaccctcacaccgacatacatgcaggcaaaacaccaatgcacataaaataaatataatacataattttaaaattcagaataaatcattcacatttatattttgtaatatatatatatatggctttgcAATGTTTTTAAATAGGATTTCTTCTTtacccccctctccctccctcctcctctctctctttagctcttcttttgcttctctgaactgaacctgggccttcctgatgcttgcctagcatgggctGACTGAATCCTGCTCCCAACCTAACTGCATTCTTCCTTGGTCAGGGCACAGTATAAGAATGTATTCATGGACCAGTGTTGACCTGTTCTATCCCTTAAATGATTTCCAATTCTTACCATAGTAAAGAATGCTGCACTGAATAGGCACATAGACACATTTGTATATGCAAACCTCTTTATATTTATGTAGCCATAATTTCCTTAGGACATGCCCTTCAATATGTTATTGCAGATGAAATGGAAATACGATGACTAGAACTGAGGGGAGGATTCTTGCATTCTTTCCCGGGGCCTTTATAAGGCCCATCCCATGTCAATGTAGCTCAGGGGAAGGAGGGCAGACATTGGCCTCAGGCTGCCAGCTTCTGAACCCAGGCTTCATCTTGAGAGTGCGGTAGTACTGATCTCTTCAATACAAAATAGGGAAATAATGGTTCCTGGCACTTAGTGCCATTGTAAGACTTGCATTGGAGAATATATGTAAAGCATTTAACAGTGTGTCcctagaaaagaaggaaatggaatgtATAAGGGAAGAAAAATATCTGGGTCGAAAACtgagcagaataatagtagtttGAGTCATCTTAGAATTGGCTGGTACAATCACTTTATGGCACTTTaccacttaaaaaagaaaagtaacaacgACCTAGAAAAATGGTCTCTGAATCTTGGAGGTACACTGCATGGCCCGGAAGCAGCTTATCTCTGGGCAAAACAAACCGTTTTGAAGAGGACCAAGTGAATTGACTTTGGTCTCATCAAGTGGTCCCAGCTGCAGCTCAGAACCTTAATAATGGGGCCCTCTGAGGACAAAGAATAATACAGTTCCCCGGAGGGAACAATGGCTCACCACTCAATGTCATTAGCTTCTCTAGTTCACCAGCTTTGAAAATAGAAAGTACATGATGAAATGGCTGTGTTAGACACAGGGCTGCTTAGATTCTTGGGTCCTGCTAGATATTCCCATTTTCAGGAGAAATTTCTGTGTTGGAAGATTCTAGCAGTAGTTAAGCCTGTTAAGTAGTTAAGTGTTCTGGAGCCAACTGAAACCACTAACTAGCTGCAAAACCTTAAATGATTTTGGAACTTTATGTTGCACGGATCCAGTGAGGTGACTAAAATAGTTTTCGTAAAAGATCTTCTTTGATGTCCCTCTCTCTAGAGGTTAAGACTCACATTGTTGGCTGGTTTATTGCAGGGAGGCAACGTTAATGCATAAAGTGACAGTGAAAAGATTTCAAAATGAGTTTATCAAGAAATGCCAAGTGTGAGGAGCTAGATACAAAAGCCACTGTCGCCTGACTTCCCTCATGGGAAATGTCCCGTATATGTGACTTGGTGGAAAGCAGAATAGTGATGACTCAAGgccgggagaagggagaggaggatgctgtGAGGTCACCTGTAGGGATGATGGAAGCTGTCTGGAACTGTACGGTGGTGACAAGTGTATAATATGCCACCGAATATGTCCCCACATGTGTACTTTAGATGGGTTACAATGGTGTAATTTCTGGTATATGTATTttatgagacagacagacagacacagacagagacaggctgtAGTTGCAGACGTGCTCGGTGGTGCTTGTTAGAGCTGGTGGAGCGGCCATCTGAGAAGTCTGGGAAACCCAGGCTGGTCGAACTGGACTCAGTGCAGAAAGTATCTAGTGCCTACCGGGATGGAGGGGACGACAGTAATGGGGCTCCCAGGAAGTGTGACCCTGCCTCAGTTGACCTAAACTACTTCTTAGGCTCACCCAAAGCccgtgagaaatcctgtctgtcACAGAGGCTCTTCTGGCTCTCTGGAATACTGAAGGCGGATTCCTCCCGACAGAGACAGGTTTCCCCCTCATCTATGAAGGAAATTGAGGGAGGCCTATGgcgtctctgcctccctggcagcCAGTACAGTAGTGCTCAGAAAATATTTGTGGGTCTGTGACTGGGTGAGTCAGGCAGGGCCCCCGGGAGCAGCTTTATGGGTTTTAATAGGAACCATACCATGAAATCTGACGCTTGTACCGAACTGCTGCTGAGCTGCGGCCCCAGCGGGATTTTCCGGCAGCACTCATTCAGCAAATCCGACCCGAGCCATCAGGCTTCCAGTATGAATTCCCCCCAAGAATTATGCTCCTTTTTACGGTAAAAATGACCAtctcgttaaaaaaaaaaaatcacatagcaCCTTTGTTTTGGGAAGAAACACTCTGCAAGAATTGACTCACTGACCCAGATGTAGAAACCGAGGCACGGATCGAGTCATGGGTCACCAGCTGCCTAGGGGATGGGAGCCGGCTGGGATTTACCCAGCTTGGGGTAAGGCTGCCTGAGGCCCAAGTGCAGGGCAACAGACCTCTAAGAACGCGCAGCATTGACGTTGATGTTTATTTCAAGGGAAATGGCTCCCCCCCCAACCGTGTGTCCTTTCCTTCCTCATTCAGGGCAAAATGTTCTAAAGCAAACGTCTCTTTTCACACCTGAGCGAACTGGGCGGCTTATTTTCGCTTTGGCAATCAAAATAGAAGAGGAAGCGCCCGCGGTTTCATCACTGGAGCTTTCGGGGCGTGTGCTGCGGGCGGTCCCGCCTTCCGGTCGGCTCACCTGGCTGTGGCCCTCGGCCCCCAGGTTTTGGTACCGGCTGCCTTTGCCCTGCACTGCTCTGCTGGGGGGGCGGCCTTTCCTCCCCACCCGCGAATCCAGGCCTGTTCCTGCAGAGGCTCCCAGGGCGAGTTTCGCGGTGCTCCCTCCGAGGACGCTTAGGACCCTCGGGGCTGACATCAGCATCCCCAGACGCCGCATCTCTGCCGCATTTCTAGGTGCACAGTCCCCTGTGCGAATCCACTATATTTAGATTTCGGATGTTGTCCGCCTGGCTTTACATTTAAATGTCTATGTCCCCATGAGGAAGGCCTGTGTCAGACCGGACAGACCTGCCCTCTACTGACTGGGGACCCAGAGCGTGTTACCTAACGTCTTGGACTCTCGGTTTCCTCATCGGGCACGGGATTGATACCTATGGGTTGCTGTGTGGCTGCAGGGTGAGGGAGCAGGAGTTCTGTCTAGTCACCCCAGGCCAAACCTATCGAATCCAGGCTTCTGTTTCCCACTGCTCCGAGAAGGGCCGAGCAAGCCGGGTCAGAGCGCCAGCGGCCCGCTGGGATCCCGGGGCGCACTGCAGACCGCAGGGTGCTACGCTCCTCTTTCCACCTCCAAACCCAACGCCCCCTCGCGCTCCCGGGCCACCACCCGCTGGGCGGGCTGTGCCCTGCAGAGTAGGTTGGGGAAGCGCACCCCAGCGTGGACACCTGCTGCGGCCGGGCCAcatatctccccctccccctgccacccCCTCTGCCGTCCCCGCGCGCGGTCCCCGCACCCCTCTCCTCCCCCGGAGGCCCGCGGAGCATTGTACTCACATCCGGGGCTGGGTTTTGCTTTAATGCGAAACGTAATTAACCCGGAAAAAAGAGTCGAGAGACACGGCCGTGGAGGACGGCGGCGGGTGGGGGAGAAGAGCGCGGCAGGACGGGCGGGGAGCCGCAGCCCCGAGGCGTGCAAGATCCCTGGGACCCGATGCGACCCTTGCTGCGCACAGAGCGGTGAGTCCGGGTGGAGAGGCGCGCGGCGCAAGGGCCGGGGTGCAGCAGCCTCGGCTGGCCGAGGGGAGTCGGGTGCGAGGGCTTGGTGGCGCCAGTCCGGGTGGTAGACGGCGACCGGAGGTGGCCCGATCCTGGCGACCTCTCTAGCTCCCAGGAAAGCCCCAAAGGCAACCCCTCCTCCCGTGCACTGGCGCCTTCAGGGTGACCAAGGTCGCCACCGCCAGGGGTCGGGCTGTGGGGTGGGGCGTGTGGGGGCGGTGTCCTGCAGAGCTGCTTTTTCTCACGTTTGCAGCGGCGGAACTTCTCCGCCGGTCTAGCGCTGGGGTAGTAGCCCCGCAAGGACTGCCCGGGCAGCGGGTAGGGGAGGAGCGCAGAGAACATCCCAGGCAAGTCCCTCGGGCACGAGTTGGGTGCTGgagcctcttccttctccttctcactcCTTTTTTAACTTGGCGGGCCTAGAATGCTACCCCGGGGAGACTCCTCCTTTCGTCTGGTCCCGCCACGGGCTTCTGGGATTCCTGGCAATGGAGGTGACTTGGTGGAAAACGCAGGTCGCTGCCAGGCTAGGTAACCCTTTCCGAGGGGGACCCTCGCTTTCTGTCCTCGCTTCCCGGTTCTGCTCAGCCTCGAGACTATGCCATtaaaatttcaaaggaaaagaaaaaaaaaaggagggatgaGGCCAGGTCGTGTGGGAAGAAAAAAGTATCAGGGCACCCTTGTTCACCTTCTGCCCGGGACAGCCCTGTCTTTCGCCTTaaaggcttccttccttcttaagCATCTTCCGTTTGTAACTCCTGTCCCGGTTGGGACTCTCTTAAGAGTTTTTCAGAGGAGTATAAACATTGGAACAGGAGCAGGGGGAGTCTGAACCAGTTGTGGCTCCTGGGGGCACTTTGCTTTGCAGTTGGGGCTGAAGTTCCAAGTCGTTCCCCCCTTCCcgtgttctttctttgttgtctgCCCCCACTCCCGAGGGGGAGGTCAAAGCTTTCAGCAACTGCTAAGCAAGAGACTCTGGAAGGGTAGAAGTTGTATCTTCAACCCGGTTGCATCTAATGACTTGTTTGGGTAATAACGAACTAAGTGATCAGTGAGCGAGAAGCTGAGCCCGGGTCTTTTGGGAGCCGGCCGACTGGTGGAGGACCCAGGCTGTGCAGGGCACCTATAATACCAAGCAGGAGCCCCTGGTGTATGGAGCGGCCAGAGGAGGGCTTTTGGGGAAGCGTAATCATCATGGCAGATCTTAGCTTCCCGTAGGTGCCGCCTGATCCAGGGTTCCAGCAAGAGGAACGTTTGTGGAGCAAATGAATGAAAGTTGTTGCTGAGGGCAAACAGAAGAACCGTAGGACGTCAACATGAGTCTGGAGGGTTTCCTCTAGCTGCTGTCTTTTGACTGAGAGTCTTTTGGCTGTGTTTGCAAACTTTCTTTTTTGCAGATTGTGGTACTCCTAATGGAGTTTTAGCGGGCTGGCAATGGGATCCTTACCCACCTCATAGCTGGCGAGTTTCTGGAGGCTGATTTGGGAACTGCCCGCTGTTCGGTGGAGGGTGACTGCAAAATCTTCTCTTCCCTTACATTGGTGCTTGCggcttctctcttctgctttaaGGAAGTAGGGCCTGCAACCTCCCTCACGTCATCATAGTGAGCTGAACTCTATCTGCTCAGCTTAGGATTTTACTGGGGGACAGAAGCAATCCTGAGCACATGCAGGGTTTGGTTGTTGGTGACTGATGAAGTGAGTCTGACAGAGAGCTTGCCTTGCcatgcccacccccccccccacctcagccCCAGAGGGGATGGTGGAGGAAGTCAAGTTAGCTGGTCAGTCAAGCCTCAGAAGAGCATCACGGTCTTCCTCCCAGATGTTTGCTGAAAGTTCTGGAACACTAGACAGACAAAACAGCAGGGGCGTGGCACTTCTttgacttcctgtcctgtcttcatGCAGGTGCACAGCTGGGCTATGCCCCTGTCGTAGGCTGAATGGCTCAGATTTAACTTGACATGGACCACAGTGTAGACCACTATGCCTTTGGGGGCTCAGAGCTACGAGGCTTTCTTTATGGGGTCCTCTCTAAGGGCTCGGTTGCTAGGACCTTGGGCTGGGCGCAGTAAGAGGCTCTTGGTGAGCTCTCTCCTCCGTGGACGTTTGGATAAACCTACTTTCACTTTTTCTTGTCTGTCTTGGTAAGCGGGACAGGACTCAGCCATCTAATCTGCTAGGCTTTGGAAAGGAAGGAAACCGAACAAACATTTCAGTGTGacagcctggggggtggggggaggaaaacCCCAGCCCCTGCCCAGCAAGAGACCACGTCCAAGAGACTGGGAAGAAGGGGCCACTAAGGACGAAGGATGTTGT
It includes:
- the LOC143269096 gene encoding uncharacterized protein LOC143269096; protein product: MFSALLPYPLPGQSLRGYYPSARPAEKFRRCKREKKQLCRTPPPHAPPHSPTPGGGDLGHPEGASAREEGLPLGLSWELERSPGSGHLRSPSTTRTGATKPSHPTPLGQPRLLHPGPCAARLSTRTHRSVRSKGRIGSQGSCTPRGCGSPPVLPRSSPPPAAVLHGRVSRLFFPG